A window of the Opitutaceae bacterium genome harbors these coding sequences:
- a CDS encoding sulfatase-like hydrolase/transferase encodes MNDRPNILLFVCDDLRFDGLACMGDPTVRTPNLDRLAAEGVCFERCYMPGGSHGAVCMPSRAMIHTGRSLFQIEGEGQHIPAAHTTLGQHFLRNGYRTFHTGKWHNCRESLARSFADGAEIFIGGMGDQWNMPLFHHDPSGRYDARTPFVKEPFHEKTVQFRDGDHTSAGQHATEVFVEAARTFVTNHDGPAPFFLSVALTAPHDPRTAPQRFHDLYDPKSIPLPESFLAQHPHQTGALPGTTRDGERLKARDESLADMPRRPDQIRGHIADYYAMITHLDHEFGRLREALEQTRQWENTIVVFTADHGLAVGRHGLLGKQCVYDHSVRVPMILSGPGVPGGVRPTGRVVHHSLFRTLCELTGLEVPETVEGGSLRETWQGGPGIDCLYLAYARTIRGLVLDDFKLIEYAGQEGYRATQLFNLKKDPDETFDLSRSADHADCLKALRTQLVEMSHQNGDRTSRVGAVFWSHWS; translated from the coding sequence GTGAACGACCGTCCGAATATCCTGCTTTTCGTATGCGACGATCTCCGCTTCGACGGCCTCGCCTGCATGGGCGACCCCACCGTGCGGACTCCCAATCTCGACCGTCTGGCGGCAGAGGGTGTCTGCTTCGAACGCTGCTACATGCCGGGGGGCAGTCATGGGGCCGTCTGCATGCCGAGCCGCGCCATGATCCATACCGGACGTTCCCTCTTTCAGATCGAAGGCGAAGGCCAACACATCCCCGCGGCCCACACGACGCTCGGTCAACACTTTCTCAGGAACGGCTACCGGACCTTCCACACGGGAAAATGGCACAATTGCCGGGAGAGCCTGGCTCGCAGTTTTGCCGACGGCGCCGAGATTTTCATCGGGGGCATGGGTGACCAATGGAATATGCCGCTCTTCCACCACGACCCGTCGGGACGCTACGACGCAAGGACACCGTTCGTGAAGGAACCATTTCACGAGAAGACCGTCCAGTTTCGTGACGGGGATCATACCAGTGCCGGTCAACACGCAACCGAGGTCTTTGTCGAAGCGGCCCGGACCTTTGTCACCAACCACGATGGCCCGGCCCCTTTCTTTCTCTCGGTCGCCCTGACCGCGCCTCACGACCCGCGGACCGCCCCGCAGAGGTTCCATGACCTCTACGATCCCAAGTCCATCCCGCTGCCCGAGAGCTTCCTCGCCCAGCACCCGCACCAGACAGGAGCCCTGCCGGGAACGACGCGCGATGGCGAACGCCTCAAGGCCCGCGACGAGTCGCTCGCGGATATGCCACGACGGCCCGACCAGATCCGCGGGCACATCGCCGACTATTACGCGATGATCACCCATCTCGACCATGAGTTCGGCCGACTCCGGGAGGCGCTCGAGCAGACCCGTCAATGGGAGAACACCATCGTGGTCTTCACCGCCGACCATGGACTCGCCGTGGGCCGGCATGGCCTGCTGGGGAAACAATGCGTCTACGACCACAGCGTCCGCGTCCCCATGATCCTGTCCGGTCCCGGGGTTCCCGGCGGTGTCCGGCCCACCGGGAGAGTCGTCCATCATTCCCTCTTCCGAACCCTCTGCGAACTGACCGGCCTTGAGGTCCCCGAAACGGTCGAAGGTGGTTCGCTCCGGGAAACCTGGCAAGGCGGCCCTGGAATTGACTGCCTCTACCTCGCCTACGCCCGGACCATCCGCGGCCTGGTGTTGGACGACTTCAAACTGATCGAATACGCCGGACAAGAAGGCTACCGGGCCACCCAACTCTTCAACCTGAAGAAGGATCCGGACGAAACCTTCGACCTGTCACGTTCAGCGGACCATGCCGACTGCCTCAAAGCCCTGAGGACCCAGCTCGTCGAGATGAGTCACCAGAACGGAGATCGAACGTCACGGGTCGGAGCCGTCTTCTGGAGCCACTGGAGCTGA
- a CDS encoding ABC-2 family transporter protein — MTLTAYLKIWLASMRYSVVRNLMFRFDTILWFLVEAAWMVVNIVLIEVIFGHIDSLAGWSKYEMLLLVGTSMVIGRLFMGLFMSNLFAIGHTVRTGTFDFFLAQPGNPLFMVSTRKVELDGLINAILGVALVIFAAAKLGLHPGVWDILAFTVMVFCGLLIHYSVCTMLMATTFWIIRTDGVEGGYFTLFEFSRLPRSAFRGLGTVVFVYFFPAVIVSNFPARTLIDGIQPVTLLWLVGVTIAWFGLAVLMFSRGLRQYTSASS, encoded by the coding sequence ATGACCCTGACTGCCTACCTCAAGATCTGGCTGGCCTCGATGCGGTATTCGGTCGTGCGCAACCTGATGTTCCGGTTCGACACCATCCTCTGGTTCCTGGTCGAGGCGGCCTGGATGGTGGTGAACATTGTCCTGATTGAGGTCATCTTCGGCCATATCGACTCCCTGGCCGGCTGGTCGAAATACGAGATGCTGCTTCTTGTCGGCACCTCCATGGTCATCGGCCGGCTCTTCATGGGGCTGTTCATGTCGAATCTCTTTGCGATCGGCCACACCGTGCGTACCGGCACCTTCGACTTCTTTCTCGCCCAACCCGGCAACCCTCTCTTCATGGTCTCCACCCGAAAGGTGGAACTGGACGGTCTGATCAATGCCATCCTGGGTGTTGCCCTAGTCATCTTCGCCGCCGCCAAGCTGGGGCTCCATCCCGGCGTCTGGGATATCCTCGCCTTCACCGTCATGGTCTTCTGCGGCCTCCTCATCCACTACAGCGTCTGTACCATGCTCATGGCGACAACGTTCTGGATCATCCGGACCGACGGTGTCGAGGGCGGCTACTTCACGCTGTTTGAATTTTCCCGTCTGCCGCGCTCCGCCTTCCGGGGACTCGGCACCGTGGTCTTCGTCTATTTCTTCCCCGCGGTTATCGTCAGCAATTTCCCGGCCCGGACGCTCATCGATGGAATTCAGCCCGTCACCCTGCTCTGGCTGGTCGGCGTGACCATCGCCTGGTTCGGGCTGGCTGTCCTGATGTTCAGCCGCGGCCTGCGTCAGTACACCAGCGCCAGTTCCTAG
- a CDS encoding ABC-2 family transporter protein, producing the protein MTTLRLFFDKYRHVFGMGVQGALVYRWNFLIRAGFSIVQLLVVIILWLAAFRGQETIGGFPLDQTITYFLIALFANYLIAAFNEDFQISEEIRNGLINQFITKPIDYFVYRLTLFFAGRVVTGFLVLVPFALILPFTHQLLVFPGEPWRWAAAVPAFVMAALIQFTIAFCFGMLAFWFLDIAGWVILSMAVESLLSGQIFPLDLLPESLYRISVYLPFTYQIYFPVALVSGRLDQGQVINGLFIQAFWTIAFILLARVLWNVGLRKHTAVGG; encoded by the coding sequence ATGACGACGCTCCGTCTGTTTTTCGACAAGTACCGGCATGTCTTCGGGATGGGCGTGCAGGGTGCGTTGGTCTACCGGTGGAACTTTCTCATCCGGGCCGGTTTCTCGATCGTCCAATTGCTCGTTGTGATCATTCTCTGGCTGGCGGCCTTCCGCGGACAGGAAACGATCGGAGGGTTCCCGCTCGATCAGACGATCACCTACTTCCTCATCGCCCTCTTTGCCAACTATCTGATCGCCGCTTTCAACGAAGATTTCCAGATCAGCGAAGAAATCCGCAACGGCCTGATCAATCAGTTCATCACCAAGCCGATCGATTACTTCGTCTACCGTCTGACACTCTTCTTCGCCGGACGCGTGGTGACGGGTTTCCTCGTGCTCGTCCCCTTTGCCCTGATCCTCCCCTTCACCCACCAACTCCTGGTCTTCCCAGGTGAGCCCTGGCGTTGGGCGGCGGCGGTGCCCGCCTTCGTCATGGCGGCCCTCATCCAGTTCACCATCGCCTTCTGTTTCGGGATGCTCGCCTTCTGGTTTCTCGACATCGCCGGGTGGGTCATCCTTTCGATGGCGGTCGAGAGTCTGCTCAGCGGCCAGATCTTTCCCCTCGATCTGCTGCCGGAGAGCCTTTACCGGATCTCCGTGTACCTGCCCTTCACCTACCAGATCTACTTCCCGGTCGCCCTCGTCTCGGGCCGACTCGACCAGGGCCAGGTCATCAACGGTCTCTTCATCCAGGCCTTCTGGACGATTGCCTTCATCCTTCTCGCCCGGGTTCTCTGGAATGTGGGATTACGAAAGCATACCGCGGTCGGCGGCTAA
- a CDS encoding lysylphosphatidylglycerol synthase domain-containing protein, with amino-acid sequence MNPPENQFSTTQQATEPETSPARTEKPWHRVLTWVGRIVSMVCIGFLLFTVYRYKQELPPVRSDGGSILVGTAVVIFGLISVGINALAWQRIVRRLHPVSWKQAFSITGRSQIAKYLPGNVFHYLGKMILARREGLTTPVILISILVETVLAVGTGAAIGLAGFGLAAPEYRTLSIVVLIGLLLSPLAWRLLKPRIRVIHEAIDRVGIPHLSQAVFCNGVNFLLFGTSAFLLAQNLWAEPLALGWWELTWGCALAWIVGFVTPGAPGGVGVREGILVALFSGQIGYPSAAALFLALRMAQVASDGVAFLLAAIVERNRHSS; translated from the coding sequence ATGAACCCGCCCGAGAACCAGTTTTCGACGACACAGCAAGCGACCGAGCCTGAAACGAGTCCGGCCAGGACTGAAAAACCCTGGCACCGGGTTCTGACCTGGGTCGGGCGGATCGTCTCGATGGTTTGTATCGGGTTTCTCCTTTTCACGGTTTACCGCTACAAACAGGAACTCCCCCCGGTCCGCTCGGATGGCGGCTCCATTCTTGTGGGGACGGCGGTCGTCATTTTCGGTCTCATCTCCGTGGGAATCAACGCCCTGGCCTGGCAACGGATTGTTCGCAGGCTTCATCCTGTTTCCTGGAAACAGGCCTTCTCCATCACGGGACGCAGCCAGATCGCCAAATACCTGCCGGGAAATGTCTTTCACTATTTGGGCAAGATGATCCTTGCCCGCCGCGAAGGCCTGACGACCCCGGTCATCCTGATCAGCATCCTCGTCGAAACCGTTCTGGCCGTCGGAACCGGAGCGGCCATCGGCCTGGCCGGCTTTGGCCTGGCGGCGCCGGAATACCGGACCCTCTCGATCGTCGTGTTGATCGGACTCCTGCTGAGTCCGCTTGCCTGGCGCCTGCTCAAGCCACGAATCCGGGTGATCCATGAAGCAATCGACCGGGTGGGCATCCCCCATCTTTCCCAGGCGGTGTTCTGCAATGGGGTCAATTTCCTGCTTTTTGGAACCTCCGCGTTCCTCCTGGCCCAAAACCTCTGGGCAGAACCGCTTGCCCTCGGATGGTGGGAACTGACCTGGGGTTGCGCGCTCGCCTGGATCGTCGGTTTTGTCACACCGGGAGCACCCGGCGGAGTCGGTGTCCGGGAGGGAATCCTCGTGGCGCTCTTCAGCGGACAGATCGGTTACCCATCCGCCGCCGCCCTCTTCCTTGCCCTGCGGATGGCGCAAGTGGCCTCCGACGGAGTCGCTTTTCTTCTCGCGGCGATCGTTGAGAGAAACCGTCACTCCTCTTGA
- a CDS encoding ParA family protein, with the protein MPATVFTIANQKGGVGKTTTAINLAAALADQKVDTLVIDLDPQANATSGLGVEKIEGQSIYGPLSGEGSILDHIVETKIKRLSLVPSEVDLAAAEIEMARKTDYLLQLREVIRPAVESDRFRAIILDCPPALGLLSMNSLAAANYLLIALQCEYLALEGLGQILKVVDRLHEAEVNVGLEVGGIIMTMFDIRTNLSRQVVEEVRTHLPEQIFDTVIPRTVRLSEAPSFGQTIFEYDNLNPGATAYRNLAKEVIARFNLKG; encoded by the coding sequence ATGCCCGCCACCGTTTTCACTATCGCCAACCAGAAGGGAGGGGTCGGCAAGACCACCACCGCAATCAACCTGGCCGCCGCCCTCGCCGACCAGAAAGTCGATACCCTGGTCATCGACCTGGACCCCCAGGCAAACGCCACCAGCGGGCTCGGCGTCGAAAAGATCGAAGGACAGAGCATTTACGGTCCGCTCTCAGGCGAGGGCTCCATCCTTGACCACATCGTCGAAACCAAGATCAAGCGGCTCTCGCTGGTGCCGTCGGAGGTGGATCTGGCCGCGGCCGAGATCGAAATGGCCCGCAAGACCGATTACCTGCTGCAATTGCGCGAGGTGATACGCCCGGCGGTCGAGTCCGACCGATTCCGCGCCATCATCCTGGACTGCCCCCCTGCCCTCGGCCTGCTCTCCATGAACAGCCTGGCGGCGGCCAATTACCTGCTCATTGCCCTGCAATGCGAATACCTGGCCCTCGAAGGTCTGGGCCAGATCCTCAAGGTCGTGGATCGCCTGCACGAGGCCGAGGTCAACGTCGGTCTCGAGGTCGGCGGGATCATCATGACAATGTTCGACATCCGGACCAATCTTTCCCGCCAGGTGGTCGAGGAAGTCCGCACCCATTTGCCTGAACAGATTTTCGACACGGTCATCCCCAGGACGGTGCGCCTGAGCGAGGCACCGAGTTTCGGTCAGACCATTTTCGAATACGACAACCTCAATCCGGGCGCTACTGCCTACCGGAACCTCGCCAAGGAGGTGATCGCACGATTCAACCTGAAGGGTTGA
- a CDS encoding glycosyltransferase, with translation MIGPAPPYRGGIAHYTTELYRSLRKLTPVTLESYRRQYPKFLYPGRSDVDPATRRIEGVRYDLDCLNPLTWIKAGRRARHYDALCLPWWTQFWTPYYLLLALCLKGSPTRLIFICHNVVDHDAGWIARFLARRVLRRAHRFIVQTTSEQARLKSVLKRDAAIRVIPHPRVDRFAGGVMISRSAARQQLNLLDSETVILFFGLIRPYKGLSLLLEAFADVARDQPSVRLLVAGEPWIKEADFPAEARSLGIEDRTRFRLEYLSDDDLTLCLRAADFAVFPYAEGTGSAALQAALGAGVPVIASRLPTFREVEDEGHGLLVPPNNRAALAEALRRFVDPHQRKPFAERVSRDRSDTRGWTRLAEAVVALSAGKVSLGHAILDPESRVGKARNIARLIGEIRPVDGTRILEIGTGSGIIAHELSRLNPSGSVAAVDVRDERIALDGYAFQIVESTRLPFADSAFDIVITNHVIEHVGERADQLSHLTEIRRLLPMNGLGYLAVPNRWRVFEAHYRLPFLSWLPREWANRLVRLFGRGERYDCRLLSRRDLLGLCEEAGLIPKDITLQAMKATLVAGSPGILKRSLHFLSPVLFTLFRPIIPTLVFILRPDSEGTVADR, from the coding sequence ATGATCGGCCCCGCGCCGCCCTACCGTGGAGGCATCGCCCACTACACGACCGAGCTTTACCGATCCCTGCGGAAGCTCACTCCGGTCACCCTCGAATCCTATCGCCGCCAGTATCCAAAATTCCTTTACCCGGGGCGATCGGATGTCGACCCGGCCACCCGGCGGATCGAGGGGGTGCGCTATGACCTGGACTGCCTCAACCCCCTGACCTGGATCAAGGCCGGCCGTCGGGCCCGGCACTACGACGCGCTCTGCCTGCCCTGGTGGACGCAATTCTGGACTCCGTACTATCTGCTGCTGGCCCTCTGCCTCAAGGGTTCGCCTACCCGACTCATCTTCATCTGTCACAATGTGGTCGACCACGATGCCGGCTGGATCGCGCGTTTTCTGGCCAGGCGCGTGCTGCGTCGGGCCCATCGATTCATTGTCCAGACCACCAGCGAGCAGGCGCGACTGAAGTCGGTCCTGAAGCGGGATGCCGCCATCCGGGTGATCCCGCACCCCCGGGTGGATCGGTTTGCGGGCGGCGTCATGATCAGCCGGTCCGCGGCCCGCCAACAGCTCAACCTCCTCGACAGCGAGACGGTTATCCTCTTCTTCGGCCTGATCCGGCCCTACAAGGGACTCAGTCTGCTCCTCGAGGCTTTCGCAGACGTGGCGCGCGACCAGCCTTCTGTCCGGTTGCTCGTCGCAGGCGAGCCCTGGATCAAGGAAGCCGATTTCCCGGCCGAGGCCCGCAGCCTGGGGATCGAGGACCGAACCCGGTTTCGCCTTGAGTACCTTTCCGACGACGACCTGACCCTTTGCCTGCGGGCCGCGGATTTTGCGGTATTTCCCTACGCCGAGGGCACCGGTAGCGCGGCCCTCCAGGCGGCCCTCGGCGCCGGGGTTCCCGTCATCGCCAGCCGACTGCCCACATTTAGGGAAGTCGAGGATGAAGGCCATGGCCTTCTGGTTCCTCCGAACAATCGAGCGGCTCTGGCGGAGGCCCTGAGGCGGTTTGTCGATCCGCATCAGCGGAAACCTTTCGCCGAACGGGTCAGCCGTGACCGATCGGATACCCGTGGCTGGACCCGGCTGGCCGAAGCCGTGGTGGCACTATCCGCCGGGAAGGTCTCCCTTGGACATGCCATTCTCGACCCGGAATCGCGGGTCGGGAAAGCCCGAAATATCGCCCGCCTCATCGGGGAGATCCGTCCGGTCGACGGGACACGTATCCTGGAGATCGGAACCGGATCCGGGATCATTGCCCACGAACTGAGTCGGCTCAACCCGTCCGGATCCGTTGCCGCGGTCGATGTCCGGGACGAGCGAATCGCTCTGGACGGCTATGCCTTTCAGATCGTCGAATCGACCCGCCTGCCCTTTGCTGATAGCGCCTTCGACATCGTCATCACCAACCATGTGATCGAACACGTCGGCGAACGGGCCGATCAATTGAGCCACCTCACGGAAATCCGGAGACTGCTTCCAATGAACGGCCTCGGCTACCTGGCCGTCCCCAACCGGTGGCGGGTCTTTGAGGCGCATTACCGACTTCCTTTTCTCAGTTGGCTGCCGCGCGAATGGGCCAACCGCCTGGTCCGGCTCTTCGGCCGTGGCGAACGCTATGACTGCCGATTACTCAGCCGCCGGGACCTCCTGGGACTGTGTGAGGAGGCCGGGCTCATCCCGAAAGACATCACGCTCCAAGCCATGAAGGCCACCCTGGTGGCCGGATCTCCAGGAATACTCAAAAGGTCCCTTCACTTCCTTTCGCCTGTTCTCTTCACTCTCTTTCGTCCCATCATTCCAACCCTGGTCTTCATCCTCAGGCCGGATTCCGAGGGAACAGTTGCCGACCGATGA
- a CDS encoding DUF3656 domain-containing protein yields MRPELLSPAGNWDCVRAAVANGADAVYFGLPGFNARIRADNFTEADLPELMAFLHLHGVRGYLTFNILVFTSELPEAERYLRMADAAGVDAIIVQDLGLVRLARQITPGLEIHASTQMTITSPEGVAFARSLGVERVVVARELSLRELERFNPETDGMLPIEVFVHGALCVAYSGQCLTSESLGQRSANRGECAQACRMPYEMLVDGEPCDLGDRRYLLSPQDLAAVDEIPRLVEIGVRSFKIEGRLKSPEYVAAVTQVYRRAIDRALAGKGAPATSEDRYQLEMTFSRGLFPGWMHGVNHQELVHARFGTKRGPYIGEIVRVGREEVELGSIGNLKPGDGVVFDTGGNTDHEQGGRVYEIAGRCLRFQHGKIDFGRLSKGHRVWKTSDPHLERELRKTFAGTIEPPALPLTLRVSGSFGGLLEVEAIGGGATVTVASSIELLPARSRSLNRTVLEEHLGRLGGSGWSLASLESTVPDGLFLPLSELNELRRRMVAALEERTRQTDGRPQASSKGVATPPGRRADEGIGDLSPGTQGRLTEGDRDATLPRLTVLCRTDDQIGAALEAGIDELYLDFEDVRRYADAVARVRDSRRARVFLATPRIQKAGEQGFFKLIERAEPDGVLIRNLGGLSWFEGSGLQRVGDFSLNVANPLTATVLMERGLDRLTVSYDLNSEQVVSLLEEADPGWFELTLHQHMPMFHMEHCVYAAFLSKGKTFLDCGRPCETHRIHLKDRVGVAHPVHVDVGCRNTVYHARSQSGATYLKVFLDRGLRTFRIELLDENHADSLQLIRGYRDLLEGRLDSKALIRELKVADQLGVTAGTLLALR; encoded by the coding sequence TTGCGGCCCGAGTTGCTGTCACCTGCCGGCAACTGGGATTGCGTGCGCGCAGCCGTGGCCAACGGAGCCGACGCGGTCTATTTCGGCTTGCCGGGTTTCAATGCCCGGATCCGGGCGGATAATTTCACCGAAGCGGATCTGCCCGAACTGATGGCCTTCCTCCATCTTCATGGGGTCCGCGGCTATCTCACGTTCAATATCCTGGTCTTCACGAGCGAGTTGCCGGAGGCCGAACGCTATCTGCGGATGGCGGATGCGGCCGGGGTGGACGCGATCATCGTGCAGGATCTGGGGCTGGTCCGTCTGGCGCGGCAAATCACTCCCGGGCTTGAAATCCACGCCTCCACGCAGATGACGATCACCTCGCCGGAGGGAGTCGCCTTCGCCCGTTCCCTGGGGGTTGAGCGGGTCGTGGTGGCCCGGGAGCTCTCCCTGCGCGAACTGGAGCGATTCAATCCGGAGACCGACGGAATGCTTCCGATCGAGGTCTTTGTCCATGGGGCACTCTGCGTGGCCTACTCCGGACAATGTCTGACCAGTGAGAGCCTGGGGCAGCGCAGCGCCAACCGGGGTGAATGTGCGCAGGCCTGTCGCATGCCCTACGAGATGCTGGTCGATGGCGAGCCCTGCGACCTTGGAGACCGACGCTACCTTCTTTCTCCCCAGGATCTGGCCGCGGTGGACGAGATTCCGCGCCTGGTGGAGATCGGCGTGCGCAGTTTCAAGATCGAAGGGCGATTGAAGTCACCCGAGTATGTGGCGGCCGTCACCCAGGTCTACCGCCGGGCGATTGACCGGGCCCTGGCCGGGAAGGGAGCCCCTGCCACGAGCGAGGATCGTTACCAGTTGGAGATGACCTTCTCGCGCGGACTCTTCCCGGGTTGGATGCACGGGGTCAATCACCAGGAGCTGGTGCACGCGCGGTTCGGGACCAAACGGGGACCTTATATCGGCGAGATCGTTCGGGTCGGCCGGGAAGAGGTCGAGTTGGGGAGCATCGGCAATCTGAAACCGGGGGATGGAGTCGTTTTTGATACGGGCGGCAATACGGACCATGAACAGGGTGGTCGGGTTTATGAGATAGCCGGCCGCTGCCTTCGCTTTCAGCATGGGAAAATCGACTTTGGACGATTGTCGAAAGGACACCGGGTCTGGAAAACGAGCGATCCTCATCTCGAGCGCGAGTTGCGAAAAACCTTTGCCGGGACAATTGAGCCGCCGGCGCTCCCTTTGACCCTGAGAGTCTCCGGCTCTTTCGGCGGTCTGCTGGAAGTTGAGGCGATTGGGGGAGGAGCGACCGTCACTGTGGCGTCGTCGATCGAGCTGTTACCGGCGCGTTCGCGTTCGCTGAACCGGACCGTGTTGGAGGAGCATCTCGGTCGGCTCGGTGGATCGGGTTGGTCTCTGGCATCGCTGGAGTCGACGGTGCCGGACGGCCTCTTTCTACCCCTGAGCGAGCTGAATGAACTTCGTCGCCGGATGGTGGCGGCTCTGGAGGAACGGACCCGCCAAACAGATGGACGTCCACAGGCTTCTTCCAAAGGTGTAGCCACGCCGCCGGGTCGGCGTGCCGATGAAGGAATTGGCGACCTGTCCCCCGGGACACAGGGACGGCTGACGGAAGGTGACCGGGACGCGACACTTCCGCGCCTGACTGTGCTCTGTCGGACCGACGACCAGATCGGAGCGGCGTTGGAGGCGGGCATCGACGAGTTGTATCTCGATTTTGAGGACGTCAGGCGCTATGCGGATGCCGTGGCCCGCGTCCGGGATTCCCGGCGGGCGCGGGTCTTTCTGGCCACTCCGCGCATTCAGAAGGCCGGCGAACAGGGTTTCTTCAAATTGATCGAGCGGGCGGAGCCGGACGGCGTTCTGATCCGCAATCTCGGTGGGCTTTCCTGGTTCGAGGGAAGCGGGTTGCAGCGGGTCGGTGATTTCTCGCTCAACGTGGCCAATCCATTGACCGCTACGGTGCTGATGGAGCGGGGACTCGACCGCCTGACCGTTTCCTACGACCTGAACAGTGAGCAGGTCGTGTCCCTGCTGGAAGAAGCGGACCCGGGTTGGTTCGAGCTGACCCTTCATCAGCACATGCCCATGTTTCACATGGAGCATTGCGTCTACGCAGCCTTCCTGTCGAAAGGGAAAACGTTTCTCGACTGCGGTCGGCCCTGCGAGACGCACCGGATCCATCTGAAGGACCGGGTGGGGGTGGCCCATCCGGTTCATGTGGATGTGGGGTGTCGCAACACCGTTTACCACGCGCGTTCGCAGAGCGGGGCCACCTACCTGAAGGTCTTTCTGGACCGGGGGTTGAGGACTTTCAGGATCGAGCTGCTTGATGAAAATCATGCGGACTCGTTGCAATTGATCCGTGGTTACCGGGATCTCCTGGAAGGTCGACTCGACTCAAAGGCGCTTATCCGGGAGCTGAAAGTGGCCGATCAACTTGGAGTGACCGCCGGCACCCTGCTGGCCTTGCGATGA
- a CDS encoding DUF2959 domain-containing protein, producing the protein MKSPTHLIRVVLPGLALGALFFSGCQSVYYDTMEKFGVHKRDILVERVEEAKDSQEEAKEQFASALEEFLSVTEYKGGDLQAKYEDLSSELEKSEAQARDVRDRINSIESVAEALFEEWGDELSQYSNPSLRASSEKQLTATRDRYDRLMVVMRKAESGMDPVLDAFRDQVLFLKHNLNARALASLEETSVGLQEDINDLIRQMEGSIAEASAFIEAMREAESG; encoded by the coding sequence ATGAAATCCCCCACTCACCTTATTCGCGTGGTTCTTCCCGGTTTGGCTCTGGGTGCCCTGTTCTTCTCGGGTTGCCAGAGTGTCTACTACGACACAATGGAGAAGTTTGGCGTCCACAAGCGCGATATCCTGGTGGAGCGGGTGGAGGAGGCCAAGGACAGTCAGGAGGAGGCCAAGGAGCAATTCGCCAGCGCCCTGGAGGAGTTTCTGTCGGTCACCGAATACAAGGGTGGCGATCTTCAGGCGAAATACGAAGACCTTTCGTCAGAGCTGGAAAAGAGTGAGGCGCAGGCCCGCGACGTCCGCGATCGGATTAACTCGATCGAATCGGTAGCCGAGGCGCTCTTCGAGGAATGGGGCGATGAGTTGTCTCAATACAGCAATCCGTCCCTCAGGGCTTCGAGCGAGAAGCAGCTGACGGCCACCCGGGATCGCTACGATCGTTTGATGGTCGTGATGCGAAAGGCGGAAAGCGGGATGGATCCCGTTCTCGATGCCTTCCGCGATCAGGTTCTCTTTCTCAAGCACAACCTGAATGCCCGGGCCCTCGCATCACTAGAAGAGACATCGGTCGGCTTGCAGGAAGACATCAATGATCTGATCCGCCAGATGGAGGGCTCGATAGCGGAAGCCTCCGCCTTCATCGAGGCCATGCGGGAAGCCGAGTCGGGTTGA
- the fucU gene encoding L-fucose mutarotase, producing MLKGISPLLSPELLAVLCRMGHGDEIVLADAHFPGETMNSRVIRADGIGIAALLDGILPLLEIDAYVPDPLVMMAAVEGDSLDPTVEAAYLAPIRKHAPTAPAITRIDRFAFYDRAKSAFAVVMTGEIAKYGNIILKKGVTPAG from the coding sequence ATGCTTAAAGGTATCTCCCCTCTTCTCTCACCGGAACTGCTCGCCGTTCTCTGCCGGATGGGCCATGGCGACGAGATCGTCCTGGCCGACGCCCATTTTCCCGGCGAAACCATGAACTCCCGGGTGATCCGGGCCGATGGGATCGGGATCGCCGCTTTGCTCGACGGCATCCTGCCTCTCCTGGAAATCGACGCCTACGTCCCCGACCCACTGGTCATGATGGCGGCCGTCGAGGGCGACAGCCTCGACCCGACAGTCGAGGCCGCCTACCTCGCCCCCATCCGCAAGCACGCCCCGACCGCCCCGGCCATCACCCGGATCGATCGCTTTGCCTTCTATGACCGGGCGAAAAGCGCCTTCGCCGTGGTCATGACCGGAGAAATCGCCAAATACGGCAATATCATCCTGAAGAAGGGCGTGACCCCGGCCGGTTGA